A genomic window from Acinetobacter chinensis includes:
- a CDS encoding type 1 glutamine amidotransferase, which translates to MKSPLKVHYFQHIAGEGFGSCLSYLKAGHAEITATEFFALPVEQPLELEALPEINDVDLLIIMGGTMSVNDEANFPWLKVEKRWIRRYLAQGKPAIGLCLGGQLIASALGAAVSRNRHQELGWTSVTKVGNVPEGTFELPEVFSVMQWHSETFELPKGAVHLAENSVCRNQMYQLGSNVLGFQFHPEMTPEVLQMFLENDEELAVFNGIYVQNEKELKQSPEHCFEQGNQLLNRAIDYVLAKTAC; encoded by the coding sequence ATGAAGTCACCATTAAAAGTACATTATTTTCAACATATTGCAGGTGAAGGTTTCGGCAGTTGTCTGAGTTATCTCAAAGCTGGGCATGCAGAGATTACGGCAACCGAATTTTTTGCATTACCTGTGGAGCAGCCACTTGAGCTTGAAGCACTGCCAGAGATCAATGATGTTGATCTGCTCATTATTATGGGTGGCACAATGAGTGTAAATGACGAAGCAAATTTTCCATGGCTGAAAGTTGAAAAGCGCTGGATACGCCGTTATCTGGCACAGGGAAAGCCGGCTATCGGTCTTTGTCTGGGCGGACAGCTGATTGCCAGTGCACTGGGTGCGGCTGTCAGCCGGAACCGTCATCAGGAGCTTGGGTGGACATCCGTGACGAAGGTTGGAAATGTACCGGAAGGAACTTTTGAACTGCCTGAAGTCTTCAGTGTCATGCAGTGGCACAGTGAAACATTTGAACTGCCGAAAGGGGCGGTTCATCTTGCTGAAAACAGTGTTTGCCGTAATCAGATGTATCAGCTGGGCAGTAATGTGCTGGGTTTTCAGTTCCATCCTGAAATGACCCCAGAGGTATTACAGATGTTTCTGGAAAATGATGAGGAGCTTGCGGTTTTTAATGGTATCTATGTGCAGAACGAAAAGGAGTTGAAGCAATCGCCAGAACACTGTTTTGAGCAGGGAAATCAGCTGCTCAACAGAGCAATAGACTATGTTCTGGCTAAAACTGCGTGCTGA
- a CDS encoding PLP-dependent transferase, with the protein MDKKFQTALIHAPRKAGQYIETIQPPLFRASTIIFRNTDALFNRHWTDDYDYSYGTHGTPTTFTLGDNIAQIEGGKYHLLTPSGLSAINLVNSCFLYQGDEVWVPDNIYGPNMEHLNYLESHYGIQVRVYNPIDVATFQPTEKAKLLWLEAAGSITLEFPDLIGLVKKARAHNILTALDNTWGAGLAFNAFDFSNEHLSVDITVHALTKYPSGGGDILMGSVITQDKALHHKLFRTHAVQGIAISGDDAALVQRSLASMQIRYQHQSNSALQLLTWLKTQEAFAQVLHSADPENISHSYWKETCQTEQSAGLVSVIFKAEYDMNAIRKFCDALKLFKLGFSWGGPVSLVMLYNLADMRHLEHSHLQQGILVRFCIGLEDADDLVADIQQALKAL; encoded by the coding sequence GTGGACAAAAAATTTCAGACAGCACTGATTCATGCACCAAGAAAAGCCGGTCAGTATATTGAAACCATACAACCTCCCCTGTTTCGTGCATCCACGATTATTTTCAGAAACACCGATGCACTGTTTAATCGCCACTGGACCGATGACTACGACTACAGCTATGGCACACATGGAACACCAACCACATTTACCCTGGGCGACAACATTGCTCAGATCGAAGGTGGGAAATACCACCTCCTGACGCCCAGTGGTCTTTCTGCAATAAACCTGGTCAATTCCTGTTTTTTATATCAGGGCGATGAAGTCTGGGTTCCTGACAATATCTACGGCCCCAACATGGAGCATCTGAATTATCTGGAAAGTCATTACGGTATTCAGGTTCGGGTGTATAACCCTATAGATGTAGCGACATTTCAGCCGACTGAAAAAGCAAAGCTGCTGTGGCTCGAGGCTGCCGGCTCCATCACGCTTGAATTTCCTGATCTGATCGGTCTGGTCAAAAAAGCCAGGGCTCATAATATACTGACTGCTTTAGACAATACCTGGGGCGCAGGGCTTGCATTTAATGCTTTTGATTTCAGCAATGAACATCTGAGCGTCGATATAACCGTCCATGCGCTGACCAAGTATCCGAGTGGTGGCGGTGATATTCTGATGGGTTCTGTCATTACTCAGGATAAAGCATTACATCACAAACTGTTCCGTACTCATGCCGTACAGGGCATTGCGATTTCAGGGGATGATGCAGCACTAGTTCAGCGTAGCTTAGCGTCGATGCAAATCCGCTATCAGCATCAATCAAATAGCGCATTACAACTTTTAACGTGGCTCAAAACACAAGAGGCTTTTGCACAAGTCCTTCACTCTGCTGACCCTGAAAATATCAGCCATTCATATTGGAAAGAAACTTGTCAGACCGAACAAAGTGCAGGCTTAGTCAGTGTCATCTTTAAAGCTGAATATGATATGAATGCGATTCGTAAATTCTGCGATGCTTTAAAGCTTTTTAAACTCGGTTTTAGTTGGGGCGGACCAGTCAGTTTAGTGATGTTGTATAACCTGGCTGATATGCGTCATTTAGAGCATTCACATTTACAACAAGGCATATTGGTTCGCTTTTGTATTGGCCTGGAAGACGCTGATGATCTAGTTGCGGATATTCAGCAGGCTTTAAAAGCTTTGTAA
- a CDS encoding helicase HerA-like domain-containing protein translates to MATPIVIAKKTSDTLQDIVLHSQFANRHGLIAGATGTGKTVTLKVLAESFSRIGVPVFLADAKGDVSSIAKAGASNPKFDERIKSLGIDSVPFASSPTTFWDLFGEQGHPIRTTISEIGPLLLAQMLNLNDTQESVLSAVFRVADDQGLLLIDFKDLKSMLTYVSENAASLKAEYGNLSPASLGAIQRNLLALADQGGDKFFGEPSLDIMDFIQTDSNGQGYINLLAADKLMNTPKLYATFLLWMLSELFEKLPEVGDMDKPKLVFFFDEAHLLFDNASPALQEKIQQVVRLIRSKGVGIYFITQSPLDIPENVLGQLGNRVQHALRVFTPKDQKAVKTAADTFRANPEFKVDEAITQLAVGEALISCLDEQGTPQIVEKGMVMPPYSSFSPITPDERKTLMAQSIVAGVYEQEVDRDSAYEMLQRKVSESEQQKQADALSAQQAKEQDALAKQQAKEQERLAKLQAKEAEKEAAARAKLTQDIVGTFAKSAARSLGGSTGQKIVRGLLGSLFKK, encoded by the coding sequence ATGGCAACGCCAATCGTCATTGCAAAAAAAACATCAGATACCTTACAAGACATCGTTTTACATTCACAATTTGCCAACCGTCATGGACTGATTGCAGGGGCGACAGGTACAGGTAAAACTGTAACGCTCAAAGTACTTGCAGAAAGTTTTTCACGTATTGGTGTACCTGTATTCCTTGCTGATGCTAAAGGGGATGTTTCAAGTATTGCCAAAGCCGGCGCATCCAATCCTAAATTTGACGAACGCATTAAAAGCTTAGGAATTGACAGTGTTCCTTTTGCTTCATCTCCAACGACATTCTGGGATCTTTTTGGTGAACAGGGACACCCGATCCGCACCACCATTTCAGAAATCGGTCCGTTACTGCTGGCACAGATGCTTAATCTGAATGACACACAGGAAAGTGTGCTTTCTGCTGTATTCCGCGTTGCAGATGATCAGGGCTTGCTGCTGATTGATTTTAAAGACTTAAAATCCATGCTGACTTATGTCAGTGAAAATGCGGCCAGTCTGAAAGCCGAATATGGCAACCTTTCACCTGCCAGCCTGGGTGCAATTCAACGTAATCTGCTCGCTCTGGCCGATCAGGGTGGAGATAAGTTTTTTGGCGAGCCCAGCCTGGATATCATGGATTTTATTCAGACCGACAGTAATGGTCAGGGATATATCAACCTGCTGGCTGCTGACAAGCTGATGAATACACCCAAGCTGTATGCAACTTTTCTGTTGTGGATGCTCTCAGAGCTGTTTGAAAAACTGCCTGAAGTCGGCGACATGGACAAACCTAAGCTGGTGTTTTTCTTTGATGAAGCGCACTTGCTGTTTGATAATGCCAGCCCTGCACTGCAGGAAAAAATTCAGCAGGTGGTGCGCCTGATCCGCTCAAAAGGTGTCGGTATTTATTTTATTACCCAAAGTCCACTGGATATTCCTGAAAATGTCCTGGGACAACTGGGGAACCGTGTACAGCATGCATTACGGGTATTTACACCAAAAGATCAGAAAGCAGTAAAAACTGCAGCAGATACATTCAGGGCAAATCCTGAGTTTAAGGTGGATGAAGCCATTACTCAGTTAGCTGTGGGTGAGGCGCTGATCAGCTGCCTGGATGAACAGGGTACGCCTCAGATTGTGGAAAAAGGTATGGTGATGCCTCCCTACTCCTCATTCAGCCCAATCACACCTGATGAACGCAAAACACTGATGGCACAAAGCATCGTGGCAGGGGTTTATGAACAGGAAGTAGACCGTGACAGCGCCTATGAAATGCTGCAGCGCAAAGTGTCTGAAAGTGAACAGCAGAAACAGGCTGATGCTCTCTCTGCACAGCAGGCTAAAGAGCAGGATGCACTTGCAAAACAGCAAGCCAAAGAACAGGAGCGACTGGCAAAGCTTCAGGCTAAAGAAGCTGAGAAAGAAGCAGCTGCACGCGCAAAACTGACACAGGATATTGTAGGGACATTTGCAAAAAGTGCTGCCCGCAGCCTGGGAGGCAGTACAGGTCAGAAAATCGTTCGGGGACTGTTGGGGTCGTTGTTTAAGAAGTAG